A DNA window from Actinomadura coerulea contains the following coding sequences:
- a CDS encoding ComF family protein: MSALADLIDLLLPQRCAGCGHHPGLLCDACARPLLAEARPAGQAPAGLPPPWTVAAYEGPLRTILASYKERGRAALAVPLGEALATAVHAALPSGPGPPLVVWVPSGRRAVRRRGHDPLRGMVEVAVRRLRASGVPVTALGALRQRGRVADQAGLSARERAANLAGAVEARAEVAGRRVVLVDDVVTTGASLAESARALRAAGADVAGAATVAATPRHRLW, encoded by the coding sequence ATGAGTGCTCTCGCCGATCTGATCGACCTGCTGCTCCCGCAACGCTGTGCCGGGTGCGGGCATCATCCGGGCCTGCTGTGCGACGCGTGCGCACGCCCCCTCCTGGCGGAGGCGCGCCCGGCGGGGCAGGCGCCCGCCGGGCTGCCCCCTCCGTGGACCGTGGCGGCCTATGAGGGGCCGCTGCGCACGATCCTGGCCTCCTACAAGGAGCGCGGCCGCGCGGCCCTCGCCGTCCCGCTGGGGGAGGCCCTGGCGACGGCCGTCCATGCGGCCCTCCCGTCCGGCCCCGGCCCGCCCCTGGTGGTCTGGGTGCCGTCGGGGCGCAGAGCCGTGCGCCGGCGCGGCCATGACCCCCTGCGAGGGATGGTCGAGGTCGCGGTGCGGCGGCTCCGCGCGAGCGGTGTTCCCGTGACCGCGCTCGGCGCCTTGCGGCAGCGGGGGCGTGTCGCCGACCAGGCCGGGCTCTCGGCCAGGGAGCGGGCCGCCAACCTCGCGGGGGCCGTCGAGGCGCGCGCCGAGGTCGCCGGGCGCCGCGTCGTCCTGGTCGACGACGTGGTCACGACGGGCGCCTCCCTGGCCGAGTCCGCGCGAGCCCTCCGGGCGGCCGGCGCGGACGTGGCGGGCGCGGCCACCGTCGCGGCGACGCCCCGGCACCGGCTCTGGTGA
- a CDS encoding LpqB family beta-propeller domain-containing protein: MSPCAGTRRLTCLLAVAVLVLGGAGCANVPSGGQVVSGRPAERAERVDDPYVRLIPVKPRPEWGPAQIVSGFLAASASFDDGHKVAKQYLSGQTSWNPGLRPFVTVLASRITDPHVIKSSGNQATVRVTGEELGTITADGQYTASPKALDATFQLTRTPQGVWRIAGLPGDDKAGLLLTKDDVERAMRTVNLFFLAPDRRTLVPNGVFLPVVNRQTLPTQLVQALLTGPTSWLNGAVDTAFPEGTRLRRGVRIDKDVATVDLTGQARGGDVERMSAQLSWTMRQLSEIKSWRLSIEGRTVVPDGADATQPVNGWEGNSPDGQVPPEGVQQSAYVVGPSGFLGTLESDRAQPVVTGSAGRLSRPAVAPDHQEFAGLSADESQVLVAAPVTGQPAPRVLLTARPGARFTAPTWSHDGTLWIVETKKDESSLWVRRRGKPPVRAAHWGLGGREVLAFRMARDGVRAAVIARVDGRPQVQVGRIVRSSGDGLDVGSFLPVSSELQDAVDLAWRDYGTLAVLGRAKRDSQTLPFLMPISGSAITSLGVGSLGEPRTIAAAPGAPILIGTRSSGKDQVCRQRSPSNSYSPWICPTPAKDPSYPG; encoded by the coding sequence ATGAGCCCCTGCGCCGGAACCCGGCGGCTCACGTGCCTGCTCGCCGTCGCCGTCCTGGTCCTGGGCGGCGCCGGCTGCGCGAACGTCCCGAGCGGCGGGCAGGTCGTCTCCGGCAGGCCCGCCGAGCGCGCCGAGCGCGTCGACGACCCCTACGTCCGGCTGATCCCGGTGAAGCCGCGCCCCGAGTGGGGCCCCGCCCAGATCGTCTCCGGCTTCCTCGCCGCGTCCGCGAGCTTCGACGACGGCCACAAGGTCGCCAAGCAGTACCTGTCCGGCCAGACGTCCTGGAACCCCGGCCTGCGGCCCTTCGTGACCGTGCTGGCGAGCCGCATCACCGACCCGCACGTGATCAAGTCGTCCGGGAACCAGGCGACCGTCCGCGTCACCGGCGAGGAACTCGGCACGATCACCGCCGACGGCCAGTACACCGCCTCCCCGAAGGCGCTCGACGCCACCTTCCAGCTCACCAGGACCCCGCAGGGCGTCTGGCGCATCGCCGGCCTGCCCGGCGACGACAAGGCCGGCCTGCTGCTCACCAAGGACGACGTCGAGCGCGCCATGCGCACCGTCAACCTGTTCTTCCTCGCGCCCGACCGGCGCACCCTCGTCCCGAACGGCGTCTTCCTGCCGGTCGTGAACCGGCAGACGCTGCCCACCCAGCTCGTCCAGGCCCTGCTGACCGGCCCGACCTCCTGGCTGAACGGCGCGGTCGACACCGCCTTCCCGGAGGGCACCCGGCTCCGCCGCGGCGTGCGGATCGACAAGGACGTCGCGACCGTCGACCTCACGGGCCAGGCCCGCGGCGGCGACGTCGAGCGCATGTCGGCACAGCTCTCGTGGACGATGCGGCAGCTCTCGGAGATCAAGTCGTGGCGGCTGTCGATCGAGGGCAGGACCGTCGTGCCCGACGGCGCCGACGCCACGCAGCCCGTGAACGGCTGGGAGGGCAACTCTCCCGACGGCCAGGTGCCCCCCGAGGGAGTCCAGCAGAGCGCCTACGTCGTCGGCCCCTCCGGCTTCCTCGGCACCCTGGAGAGCGACCGCGCCCAGCCCGTGGTGACCGGCTCCGCCGGCCGCCTCTCCCGTCCCGCCGTCGCCCCCGACCACCAGGAGTTCGCCGGCCTGAGCGCCGACGAGAGCCAGGTCCTGGTCGCCGCCCCCGTCACCGGCCAGCCCGCGCCGCGCGTCCTGCTGACCGCGCGCCCCGGGGCCCGCTTCACCGCGCCCACCTGGAGCCACGACGGCACCCTGTGGATCGTGGAGACGAAGAAGGACGAGTCCTCGCTCTGGGTGCGCAGGCGCGGCAAACCGCCCGTCCGCGCCGCCCACTGGGGCCTGGGCGGCCGCGAGGTCCTCGCCTTCCGCATGGCCCGCGACGGCGTCCGCGCGGCCGTGATCGCCCGCGTCGACGGGCGCCCCCAGGTCCAGGTGGGGCGCATCGTCCGGTCTTCGGGTGACGGCCTGGACGTCGGCTCGTTCCTGCCCGTGAGCTCCGAGCTCCAGGACGCCGTCGACCTCGCCTGGCGCGACTACGGCACGCTCGCCGTCCTGGGCCGCGCCAAGCGCGACTCGCAGACCCTCCCGTTCCTGATGCCGATCAGCGGCAGCGCCATCACGTCCCTGGGCGTCGGCTCCCTCGGCGAGCCCCGCACGATCGCGGCCGCCCCCGGCGCCCCGATCCTCATCGGAACCCGCTCGTCCGGCAAGGACCAGGTCTGCCGCCAGCGCTCCCCGAGCAACTCCTACAGTCCCTGGATCTGCCCCACCCCCGCCAAGGACCCCTCCTACCCAGGCTGA
- the mtrB gene encoding MtrAB system histidine kinase MtrB — protein sequence MNVDMRRAKRFVRRGLGAVRRVLQGAASAGYLRWRRSIQVRVVTSTLFISAIVVAILGAFLMQQVSSALMDGKVKAARLQLDDGLAQVQRDLGNSTGDGSRLNSTIDRLKARSGPSGLYEVYIRDTTEQYFDGYTTNELRQESVPKRLREELKNAPAGSRAYTYGKLSYVGDRSNERGLIVGGKTGQFELYYLFPLTQEQQTLTNVSRSLAGVGIVLVLLLAAIASLVTRQVVIPVRLAAQGAQRLAAGRLEERMRVRGEDDLARLARSFNDMAANLQEKIGELEDLSQVQRQFVSDVSHELRTPLTTIRIAADMLYENRDGFADPSVGRSAELLQSQLERFESLLADLLEISRHDAGAATLDAESLDMRDLVLRVVGDIQGLAERKGSKVILQLPGEPCMAEVDRRRVERILRNLLVNAVEHGDGEDIVVSVGADRDAVAVAVRDHGVGLKPGEGQMVFDRFWRADPARARTTGGTGLGLSISREDAQLHGGWLQAWGEPGAGSQFRLSLPRVAGAELRGSPLPLVPPGAGDARPLFAELEAGE from the coding sequence ATGAACGTCGACATGAGGAGGGCGAAGCGGTTCGTCCGGCGCGGCCTGGGCGCGGTCCGCCGCGTCCTGCAGGGCGCCGCGAGCGCCGGCTACCTGCGGTGGCGCCGGTCGATCCAGGTCCGCGTCGTCACGTCCACCCTGTTCATCTCGGCGATCGTGGTGGCGATCCTGGGCGCGTTCCTCATGCAGCAGGTGTCGTCCGCGCTGATGGACGGCAAGGTCAAGGCGGCCCGTCTCCAGCTGGACGACGGCCTGGCGCAGGTCCAGCGCGACCTGGGCAACTCCACGGGCGACGGCAGCAGGCTGAACTCGACGATCGACCGGCTCAAGGCCCGCAGCGGGCCCTCGGGGCTCTACGAGGTCTACATCCGCGACACCACCGAGCAGTACTTCGACGGGTACACCACCAACGAACTGCGCCAGGAGAGCGTCCCCAAGCGCCTCCGCGAGGAGCTGAAGAACGCCCCCGCCGGATCCCGCGCCTACACCTACGGCAAGCTCTCCTACGTCGGCGACCGCTCGAACGAGCGCGGCCTCATCGTCGGCGGCAAGACCGGCCAGTTCGAGCTGTACTACCTGTTCCCGCTGACGCAGGAGCAGCAGACCCTCACCAACGTCAGCCGCTCCCTGGCCGGAGTGGGCATCGTCCTGGTGCTGCTGCTGGCCGCGATCGCCTCCCTGGTCACGCGCCAGGTCGTGATCCCGGTGCGGCTCGCGGCCCAGGGCGCGCAGCGGCTCGCCGCCGGGCGCCTCGAAGAGCGCATGCGGGTCCGCGGCGAGGACGACCTCGCCCGGCTCGCCCGCTCCTTCAACGACATGGCCGCCAACCTCCAGGAGAAGATCGGCGAGCTGGAGGACCTGTCCCAGGTGCAGCGCCAGTTCGTCTCGGACGTCTCCCACGAGCTGCGCACGCCCCTGACCACCATCAGGATCGCCGCCGACATGCTCTACGAGAACCGCGACGGCTTCGCCGACCCGTCCGTCGGGCGGTCCGCGGAGCTGCTGCAGAGCCAGCTGGAGCGGTTCGAGTCGCTCCTGGCCGACCTGCTGGAGATCAGCCGCCACGACGCCGGCGCCGCGACGCTCGACGCCGAGTCCCTCGACATGCGCGACCTCGTGCTGCGCGTCGTCGGCGACATCCAGGGCCTCGCCGAGCGCAAGGGCAGCAAGGTCATCCTGCAGCTGCCGGGCGAGCCCTGCATGGCCGAGGTCGACCGCCGCCGCGTCGAGCGCATCCTGCGCAACCTCCTCGTCAACGCCGTCGAGCACGGCGACGGCGAGGACATCGTCGTCTCCGTGGGCGCCGACCGCGACGCCGTCGCCGTCGCCGTCCGCGACCACGGGGTCGGGCTCAAACCGGGGGAGGGGCAGATGGTCTTCGACCGCTTCTGGCGCGCCGACCCGGCCCGCGCCCGCACCACCGGCGGCACCGGGCTCGGCCTGTCGATCTCCCGGGAGGACGCGCAGCTGCACGGCGGCTGGCTCCAGGCGTGGGGAGAGCCCGGCGCGGGCTCCCAGTTCCGCCTCTCGCTGCCGCGCGTGGCGGGGGCCGAGCTGCGGGGCTCGCCGCTGCCGCTCGTCCCGCCGGGGGCCGGTGACGCCCGCCCCCTGTTCGCGGAGCTGGAGGCCGGCGAATGA